The Phytohabitans houttuyneae genome has a segment encoding these proteins:
- a CDS encoding PadR family transcriptional regulator produces MSVRHALLALLSEGPKYGLQLREEFEARTGEVWPLNVGQVYTTLQRLERDGLVESDDEAASGPQNSFRITAEGTQELDGWLRTPPDLASPPRDELVIKILIAVRLPGADVHEVIQAHRRYLVELMQQWTRLKEEEGDVDLGLALVIDAEVYRLDSVVRWLDTADGRLKRAASQPPAPAKTAAPQIRRRAGVRR; encoded by the coding sequence GCTGCTCAGCGAGGGTCCGAAGTACGGCTTGCAGCTGCGCGAGGAGTTCGAGGCGCGGACCGGTGAGGTGTGGCCGCTGAACGTCGGCCAGGTTTACACCACCCTGCAGCGGCTGGAGCGCGACGGCCTGGTCGAGTCCGACGACGAGGCAGCCTCAGGCCCGCAGAACAGCTTCCGGATCACCGCCGAGGGCACCCAGGAGCTGGACGGGTGGCTGCGTACGCCGCCGGACCTGGCCTCGCCGCCGCGCGACGAGCTGGTCATCAAAATCCTGATCGCGGTACGGCTGCCGGGCGCCGACGTGCACGAGGTCATCCAGGCGCACCGGCGCTACCTCGTCGAGCTGATGCAGCAGTGGACGAGGCTCAAGGAGGAGGAGGGCGACGTCGACCTCGGCTTGGCGCTGGTGATCGACGCCGAGGTGTACCGGTTGGACTCGGTCGTGCGGTGGCTGGACACCGCGGACGGCCGGCTCAAGCGGGCCGCGTCGCAGCCGCCCGCCCCGGCCAAGACGGCGGCGCCCCAGATTCGACGCAGGGCGGGGGTGCGCCGATGA
- a CDS encoding S8 family peptidase, with protein sequence MTASATQLNPPSWGLDRIDQRNLPLNQSFTYGPSTGVRIYVIDTGVRITHRDFGGRASYGYDAVDGDNVAADGNGHGTFVAGVAACASYGVAKNANIVAVRVLNSSGQGTTAGIIAGIDWVTANAVRPAVANLSLGGGASSSLDAAVRRSISAGITYAIAAGNNGVNASGTSPARVAEGLTVGATGRTDARVSWSNYGSVLDLFAPGVDITSDWRTSDTATYTGSGTSFSAPHVAGAAAIYLSGHPSASPATVNAAIVSAATTGVVTGPGSGSPNRLLYIGGLWPSPYRWAPGDTREPTTGTHAGERGRRR encoded by the coding sequence GTGACCGCCAGCGCCACGCAGCTCAACCCGCCGTCGTGGGGCCTGGACCGGATCGACCAGCGCAACCTGCCGCTGAACCAGTCGTTCACGTACGGGCCCAGCACCGGCGTGCGCATCTACGTCATCGACACCGGCGTGCGCATCACCCACCGCGACTTCGGCGGCCGGGCGTCGTACGGCTATGACGCGGTGGACGGTGACAACGTCGCCGCCGACGGCAACGGGCACGGCACCTTCGTGGCCGGGGTCGCCGCCTGCGCCAGCTACGGCGTGGCCAAGAACGCGAACATCGTCGCCGTACGCGTGCTCAACAGCAGCGGCCAGGGCACCACCGCAGGCATCATCGCCGGCATCGACTGGGTGACCGCCAACGCTGTCCGCCCCGCCGTGGCCAACCTCAGCCTCGGCGGCGGCGCGAGCAGCAGCCTTGACGCGGCGGTGCGGCGCTCGATCAGCGCCGGCATCACGTACGCGATCGCGGCCGGCAACAACGGCGTGAACGCCAGCGGCACCTCCCCCGCCCGTGTGGCGGAGGGTTTGACGGTCGGTGCCACCGGCCGCACCGACGCCAGGGTGTCCTGGTCCAACTACGGGTCCGTGCTGGACCTGTTCGCTCCGGGCGTGGACATCACCTCCGACTGGCGCACCAGCGATACCGCCACCTACACCGGCAGCGGCACGTCCTTCTCGGCACCGCATGTGGCGGGCGCGGCGGCCATCTACCTCAGCGGCCACCCCTCGGCGAGCCCGGCCACCGTCAACGCGGCGATCGTCAGCGCGGCGACCACCGGGGTCGTCACCGGCCCGGGCAGCGGTTCACCCAATCGGCTGCTCTACATCGGCGGCCTCTGGCCGTCTCCGTACAGGTGGGCTCCTGGGGATACCCGGGAGCCCACCACCGGCACTCATGCCGGCGAGCGCGGCCGGCGGCGGTAA
- a CDS encoding zinc-binding dehydrogenase, which produces MRALIAAPETADGFRLADVPEPVPRPGQALVEVRHASVNFGEVRYLGFQPAGGVLGFDAAGYVVQPAEDGTGPAEGARVAALGAGAWAQRAAFDTGSLAVVPDGLDLAQAAALPLVGITALRTLRAAGSVLGRRVLVTGAAGGVGRLAVQLARLGGAHVIASVGSAPRTEGLAALGAHEVVVGLEHIDQPVDVVLENVGGEHLTTAWRLLKPGGSLQSIGWASGEPAVFPPNSIFALGPARTLQSFGDASHPGPDLADLLALAAAGTLEVQVGWQDSWGHIADAITALLGRQVSGKAVIDID; this is translated from the coding sequence GTGCGAGCGCTGATCGCCGCCCCCGAGACCGCCGACGGGTTCCGGCTGGCCGACGTGCCGGAGCCGGTGCCGCGGCCCGGCCAGGCGCTGGTCGAGGTACGGCACGCGTCGGTGAACTTCGGCGAGGTGCGTTACCTGGGCTTCCAGCCGGCCGGCGGCGTGCTCGGCTTCGACGCGGCCGGATACGTCGTCCAGCCCGCCGAGGACGGCACCGGTCCGGCCGAGGGTGCGCGGGTCGCCGCCCTCGGCGCCGGGGCCTGGGCCCAGCGGGCGGCGTTCGATACCGGCAGCCTCGCCGTCGTTCCGGACGGGCTCGACCTCGCCCAGGCCGCCGCGCTGCCGTTGGTGGGCATCACCGCGCTGCGGACCCTGCGCGCGGCCGGCTCGGTCCTGGGCCGCCGGGTCCTCGTGACCGGAGCCGCCGGCGGCGTCGGCCGGCTCGCCGTGCAGCTCGCCCGGCTCGGCGGCGCGCACGTGATCGCCTCGGTCGGCTCGGCGCCGCGCACGGAAGGCCTGGCCGCGCTCGGCGCACACGAGGTCGTGGTCGGCCTGGAGCACATCGACCAGCCGGTCGACGTGGTACTGGAGAATGTCGGCGGCGAACACCTGACCACCGCGTGGCGGCTGCTCAAGCCCGGCGGCAGCCTGCAGAGCATCGGGTGGGCATCCGGCGAGCCGGCCGTGTTCCCACCGAACTCGATCTTCGCCCTCGGGCCGGCCAGGACTCTGCAGTCGTTCGGCGACGCGTCCCACCCCGGCCCCGACCTGGCGGACCTGCTCGCCCTTGCCGCCGCCGGCACCCTCGAGGTGCAGGTCGGCTGGCAGGACTCCTGGGGGCACATCGCCGACGCGATCACGGCCCTGCTGGGCCGGCAGGTGTCCGGCAAGGCCGTCATCGACATCGACTAG
- a CDS encoding FtsX-like permease family protein, translated as MSLAVQDRPLVLGTGHGGTPARRAVARWAWRLFRREWRQQVIVLSLLLAAVAATTVGLGVGASAPSEASVFGTANYVGTLHSTGAQLDADLATLRASFETIDVIAHDDTIPMPGSANNVDLRAQDPTGPYGRAMLRLNDGRWPQGPDEIAVTERVATAFRLHAGGTWDQSGTRRTVVGLVENPLNLHDTFALVAPGQIAAPEHVDVLLRTTRATLVSKARPQDMSTQERQATGTDAASVMVLVLATIGLVFVGLLAVAGFTVMAQRRLRALGMLGAVGASHRHIRLVLLVHGAVIGAAGATAGAIVGVAAWIALSPQLEPLLGHRIDRFDLPWALLLVAIGLATVTAILAAWWPARAAARIPVVAALSARPAPPRPAHRFAALGVVLLAAGLTALVLAQQTKPPYIIGGVLATAIGLLLLAPVGVAALGRLARHAPLAPRLAMRDLARYRARSSAALAAIGLAVGIAAVVALAAAVSAAKATAPGGGNLPADQIIIWLQPEGTDGPVPTLSASQADALRRQVDALAADLRATSVLPLTGAVNPAGPTSREGRPPVILGKPHTVDDGIEYRGNEMIPVFVATPEILAHYGIDPASINADTDVLTSRPSLAGYDLVSSGARDWQPTLQRVTLPPYSSLPNVLITTHGMTGNRMRLTTIPVGWLVTAPQALTPAQVDEAQQTAAAAGLSVESRPTGVDQARLADNFTAAGIAMALGVLAMTVGLIRSESARDLRTLTAAGARRRTRRALTAATAGSLALCGAVIGTGCAYLALLAWYHREAHWLAHPPVLNLAAILVGLPIVAYFAGWLLAGREARTFARQPLD; from the coding sequence ATGAGCCTCGCCGTGCAGGATCGACCGCTGGTGCTCGGCACCGGCCACGGCGGTACGCCGGCGCGTCGCGCCGTGGCGCGCTGGGCCTGGCGGCTGTTCCGGCGCGAGTGGCGCCAGCAGGTCATCGTGCTGTCGCTGCTGCTGGCCGCTGTGGCGGCCACGACCGTCGGCCTCGGCGTCGGTGCCAGCGCGCCATCGGAGGCGTCGGTGTTCGGCACCGCGAACTACGTGGGGACGTTGCACAGCACCGGTGCGCAGCTGGATGCGGACCTCGCCACCCTGCGGGCCTCGTTCGAGACCATCGACGTGATCGCGCACGACGACACGATCCCGATGCCCGGCTCAGCGAACAATGTCGACCTGCGCGCTCAGGATCCCACCGGGCCGTACGGGCGGGCGATGCTGCGGCTCAACGACGGCCGCTGGCCGCAAGGCCCCGACGAGATCGCCGTCACCGAACGCGTGGCGACCGCCTTTCGACTACACGCCGGCGGCACCTGGGACCAGAGCGGCACACGGCGGACCGTCGTCGGCCTGGTGGAGAACCCGCTGAACCTGCACGACACGTTCGCCCTCGTCGCGCCGGGCCAGATCGCCGCACCTGAGCACGTCGACGTGCTTCTTCGCACCACCCGCGCAACCCTCGTCAGCAAGGCCCGACCGCAGGACATGTCCACTCAGGAACGCCAGGCCACCGGAACGGACGCGGCCAGCGTCATGGTGCTCGTGCTCGCCACGATCGGGCTGGTCTTCGTCGGCCTGCTGGCGGTGGCCGGGTTCACCGTCATGGCACAACGGCGGCTGCGCGCACTGGGCATGCTCGGCGCGGTCGGCGCGAGCCACCGGCACATCCGGCTGGTCCTGCTCGTGCACGGTGCGGTCATCGGCGCGGCCGGCGCGACCGCCGGCGCGATCGTGGGGGTCGCCGCCTGGATCGCCCTCAGTCCTCAGCTGGAGCCGCTACTTGGCCACCGCATCGACCGGTTCGACCTGCCTTGGGCACTGCTGCTGGTAGCAATCGGGCTGGCCACCGTGACCGCGATCCTCGCCGCCTGGTGGCCGGCGCGCGCCGCCGCCCGCATCCCCGTCGTCGCCGCGCTGTCCGCACGGCCGGCGCCACCCCGTCCCGCACACCGGTTCGCCGCACTCGGTGTGGTGCTGCTGGCCGCCGGCCTGACCGCGCTGGTCCTGGCGCAGCAGACGAAGCCGCCGTACATCATCGGCGGCGTGCTGGCCACGGCGATCGGACTGCTGCTGCTGGCTCCGGTCGGCGTCGCCGCCCTCGGAAGGCTCGCGCGGCACGCGCCCCTGGCGCCGCGCCTGGCGATGCGCGACCTGGCCCGCTACCGCGCCCGGTCCAGCGCCGCCCTGGCCGCGATCGGCCTGGCCGTCGGCATCGCCGCCGTCGTCGCCCTGGCCGCCGCCGTCTCCGCCGCGAAGGCCACCGCCCCCGGCGGGGGAAACCTGCCCGCCGACCAGATCATCATCTGGCTGCAGCCGGAGGGCACCGACGGGCCCGTGCCGACCCTGTCCGCCAGCCAGGCCGACGCCCTGCGCCGCCAGGTCGACGCACTCGCCGCGGACCTGCGCGCCACCTCGGTGCTGCCGCTGACCGGGGCCGTCAACCCGGCGGGGCCGACCAGCCGGGAAGGCCGCCCGCCGGTCATCCTGGGCAAGCCGCACACCGTCGACGACGGCATCGAGTACCGGGGCAACGAAATGATCCCCGTGTTCGTCGCCACTCCCGAAATCCTCGCCCACTACGGCATCGACCCGGCGAGCATCAACGCCGACACCGATGTGCTCACCTCGCGGCCGAGCCTTGCCGGTTACGACCTGGTCAGCAGCGGAGCCCGTGACTGGCAGCCGACACTGCAGCGGGTCACGCTGCCCCCGTACAGCTCGCTGCCCAACGTACTGATCACCACGCACGGCATGACCGGCAATCGGATGCGGCTGACAACAATCCCGGTGGGCTGGCTGGTCACGGCGCCACAGGCACTCACGCCGGCGCAGGTCGACGAGGCGCAGCAGACCGCGGCCGCCGCCGGGCTCAGCGTCGAGTCCCGCCCGACCGGTGTGGACCAGGCCCGGCTGGCCGACAACTTCACCGCGGCCGGGATCGCGATGGCCCTCGGGGTGCTCGCCATGACCGTCGGGCTGATCCGCAGCGAGAGCGCCCGTGATCTGCGCACGCTGACCGCGGCCGGCGCACGGCGCAGGACCCGGCGGGCGCTCACCGCCGCGACCGCCGGGTCGCTGGCGCTCTGCGGGGCCGTCATCGGTACCGGCTGCGCCTACCTGGCGCTGCTGGCCTGGTACCACCGGGAGGCGCACTGGCTGGCCCACCCGCCGGTGCTCAACCTGGCCGCCATCCTCGTCGGCCTGCCGATCGTCGCGTATTTCGCCGGATGGCTGCTGGCCGGACGGGAGGCGCGAACGTTTGCCCGCCAGCCGCTGGACTGA
- a CDS encoding serine hydrolase domain-containing protein, whose translation MAHQDRRAFLRRTGLVVAPAVVGGAALSHPVAATATPEHRAPVPAALRPGGELDRYLSALAAEDRFSGTVLVTRHGHPVLSRSFGYADKSRGIRNTGDTIYCLASVTKLFTAVAVAQLVQQGTVAFEKTVGTYLDGFPGAIADTVTVHQLLTHTSGMGDYHGIDGYFTAAAGWSTAEQVLSGTLDFIRREPLSLRPGTGHQYSNSGYTTLGAIVAAASGLSYYDYIRQHVFAPAGMADTDFHTTPRWRSDPRIAHPYSRQPTGQRVDIVDQQHLFVGLPDGNAFSTAPDMARFAGALLDGTLVSPAFTDLVVGAKVPVATLPPKPGLPAKTRFQAYGPAATLGNGTWAVGHNGGSPGISTLVEWYPPSGWLAVKLSNYDPQDTMAVDGTIQAILTR comes from the coding sequence TTGGCACACCAGGACAGGCGCGCGTTTCTGCGGCGGACCGGTCTGGTCGTCGCCCCGGCCGTCGTCGGCGGCGCCGCCTTGTCGCATCCCGTCGCGGCCACCGCGACACCGGAGCACCGCGCGCCCGTTCCGGCGGCGTTGCGGCCCGGCGGCGAACTCGACCGGTACCTCAGCGCGCTCGCCGCCGAAGACCGCTTCTCCGGCACCGTCCTGGTGACCCGCCACGGTCATCCGGTGCTGTCGCGATCGTTCGGCTACGCCGACAAGAGCAGGGGCATCCGGAACACCGGCGACACGATCTACTGCCTCGCCTCGGTCACCAAGCTGTTCACCGCGGTGGCCGTCGCGCAGCTGGTGCAGCAGGGCACGGTGGCGTTCGAGAAGACCGTGGGCACCTACCTGGATGGCTTTCCCGGCGCCATCGCCGACACCGTCACGGTCCATCAGCTGCTGACCCACACCTCCGGCATGGGCGACTACCACGGGATCGACGGCTACTTCACCGCCGCGGCCGGCTGGAGCACCGCCGAGCAGGTACTGAGCGGGACGCTCGACTTCATCAGACGGGAGCCGTTGAGCCTGCGGCCGGGCACCGGTCACCAGTACAGCAACTCCGGCTACACCACCCTCGGCGCGATCGTGGCAGCGGCCTCGGGGCTGTCGTACTACGACTACATCCGGCAACACGTATTCGCTCCGGCAGGCATGGCCGACACCGACTTCCACACCACGCCGCGGTGGCGGTCCGACCCGCGCATCGCCCACCCGTACAGCAGGCAGCCCACAGGGCAACGCGTCGACATCGTGGATCAGCAGCACCTGTTCGTCGGGCTGCCCGACGGCAACGCCTTCTCCACCGCGCCGGACATGGCCCGCTTCGCCGGCGCGCTGCTGGACGGCACGCTTGTCTCCCCCGCCTTCACCGACCTTGTCGTCGGCGCGAAGGTCCCGGTGGCGACCCTCCCACCAAAGCCGGGCCTGCCGGCCAAGACCCGCTTCCAGGCGTACGGCCCAGCTGCGACCCTCGGCAACGGCACGTGGGCCGTCGGGCACAACGGCGGCTCGCCGGGCATCTCCACGCTCGTGGAGTGGTACCCGCCGTCGGGGTGGCTCGCGGTGAAGCTCAGCAACTACGACCCGCAGGACACGATGGCCGTCGACGGCACGATCCAGGCGATCCTCACCCGGTAG
- a CDS encoding response regulator produces MVEDDPGDVALVESAFAEHSISSTLHHVADGADALVFLRREGPYGDAPRPDLILLDLNMPRVDGRQLLQQIKMDDDLKSIPTIVFTTSASASDVLSSYAAHANAFITKPMNLDDYERVVIEIRNFYGHTAALPRRHSDGTAT; encoded by the coding sequence GTGGTCGAGGACGATCCCGGCGATGTCGCACTTGTCGAGAGCGCGTTCGCCGAGCACAGCATCTCCAGCACGCTCCACCACGTGGCAGACGGCGCCGACGCGTTGGTGTTCCTGCGCCGGGAAGGCCCCTACGGCGACGCGCCGCGCCCTGACCTGATCCTGTTGGACCTGAACATGCCACGTGTCGACGGCCGGCAGCTGCTGCAGCAGATCAAGATGGATGACGATCTCAAGTCGATACCGACGATCGTCTTCACGACGTCGGCATCGGCCAGTGACGTCCTATCCAGCTACGCCGCGCACGCCAACGCCTTCATCACCAAGCCGATGAACCTGGATGACTACGAACGTGTCGTCATCGAGATCCGCAACTTCTACGGTCACACCGCGGCGCTGCCACGGCGTCACTCGGACGGCACCGCCACCTGA
- a CDS encoding ABC transporter ATP-binding protein, protein MSEVLALHGVWKTYLDGADEVHALREVDLSVEPGAMVAVMGPSGSGKSTLLTIAGALETPTAGEVLVAGQPLAAMSRDDRARLRRRAIGYVFQDFNLLPGLTAAENVSLPLELDGLKAGKARAAGLRALEELGLAERASRFPDQLSGGERQRVAIARAVVGDHRLLLADEPTGALDSVNGEAVMRLILTACKRGMAAVVVTHDAQLASWADRVVFIRDGRIVDRTTPRPGPDSLLAEQAPR, encoded by the coding sequence ATGAGTGAAGTGTTGGCACTGCACGGGGTCTGGAAGACCTACCTGGACGGTGCCGACGAGGTGCACGCGCTGCGCGAGGTGGACCTGAGCGTGGAGCCGGGTGCGATGGTCGCGGTCATGGGCCCGAGCGGTTCGGGCAAGAGCACACTGCTGACCATCGCCGGGGCGCTGGAGACACCGACCGCCGGCGAGGTGCTGGTCGCGGGCCAGCCCCTCGCGGCGATGTCGCGCGATGATCGGGCCCGCCTGCGGCGACGCGCGATCGGCTACGTCTTCCAGGACTTCAACCTGCTGCCCGGCCTGACCGCTGCCGAAAACGTGTCCCTGCCGCTGGAGCTCGACGGGCTCAAGGCCGGCAAGGCGCGCGCGGCTGGGCTGCGCGCGCTGGAGGAGCTGGGCCTGGCCGAGCGCGCCTCCCGGTTCCCGGACCAGCTTTCCGGCGGCGAGCGGCAGCGGGTCGCGATCGCCCGCGCCGTCGTCGGGGATCACCGGCTGCTGCTGGCCGACGAGCCGACCGGCGCCCTCGACTCGGTCAACGGCGAGGCCGTGATGCGGCTGATCCTGACCGCCTGCAAGCGCGGCATGGCCGCCGTCGTGGTGACCCACGACGCGCAGCTCGCCTCGTGGGCCGACCGGGTCGTGTTCATCCGCGACGGCCGCATCGTCGACCGCACCACACCCCGCCCCGGGCCGGACTCACTGCTGGCCGAGCAGGCGCCCCGATGA
- a CDS encoding RNA polymerase sigma factor SigF, whose translation MTVTLVSPTTTAAATTASEPKRNNGGVELLAALAALPAGHPSRPALRERTINAFAPLARYLANRYHGRGEPLDDLVQTAMIGLIKAVDRYDPSRGVEFVGYAIPTIIGEVKRHFRDRTWDVRVPRRLQELRQVIAEANAVLYHQLGRSPTVADIATHLDLTEEQVLEGLEGARAYNSVSLSAPVSSDSGAELGDMLGGPDPQFALAELRIALEPALATLDPREQKIVMLRFYGNLTQSQIAEQIGVSQMHISRLLSRAMAKLRGHLTDAN comes from the coding sequence GTGACCGTCACCCTCGTTTCCCCAACCACCACCGCTGCTGCCACAACCGCCAGCGAGCCGAAGCGCAACAACGGCGGCGTCGAGCTGCTGGCAGCCTTGGCGGCCCTGCCCGCCGGCCATCCGTCCCGCCCCGCGTTGCGGGAACGGACGATCAACGCGTTCGCCCCGCTGGCCCGGTACCTGGCCAACCGATACCACGGCCGCGGCGAGCCGCTCGACGACCTGGTCCAGACCGCGATGATCGGGCTGATCAAGGCGGTCGACCGGTACGACCCGTCGCGCGGGGTCGAGTTCGTCGGCTACGCGATCCCCACCATCATCGGTGAGGTCAAGCGCCACTTCCGGGACCGCACCTGGGACGTGCGGGTGCCGCGACGGCTGCAGGAGCTGCGCCAGGTCATCGCCGAGGCCAACGCCGTCCTCTACCACCAGCTGGGCCGGTCACCGACCGTCGCCGACATCGCGACCCACCTCGACCTGACCGAGGAACAGGTCCTGGAAGGCCTGGAAGGCGCTCGCGCCTACAACAGCGTCTCGCTGTCCGCGCCGGTCTCCAGCGACAGCGGCGCCGAACTGGGGGACATGCTGGGCGGGCCGGACCCGCAGTTCGCGCTGGCGGAACTGCGCATCGCCCTGGAACCGGCGCTGGCGACGCTCGACCCGCGCGAGCAGAAGATCGTGATGCTCCGCTTCTACGGCAACCTCACCCAGAGCCAGATCGCCGAGCAGATCGGCGTCTCGCAGATGCACATCTCCCGCCTGTTGAGCAGGGCTATGGCGAAGCTGCGCGGCCACCTGACCGATGCCAACTGA
- a CDS encoding protease inhibitor I9 family protein: MLALQQAAPRPQRRRAENVGALLRVVLDRGPVPRSVMARLTGLVSRVYGRAVHGYAATLSERAARRLAADPAVSYVEQDSG, translated from the coding sequence ATGTTGGCGTTGCAGCAAGCGGCACCACGGCCCCAGCGCCGCCGTGCCGAAAACGTGGGCGCACTGCTGCGGGTGGTGCTGGATCGCGGCCCGGTACCCCGCAGCGTCATGGCCAGGCTGACCGGCCTGGTCAGCCGGGTGTACGGCCGCGCCGTGCACGGCTACGCCGCGACGCTCAGCGAACGCGCCGCCCGCCGGCTTGCCGCTGATCCGGCGGTCAGCTATGTCGAGCAGGACAGCGGGTGA
- a CDS encoding TetR/AcrR family transcriptional regulator, whose amino-acid sequence MAVERVDAARNRQAILRAAEKLLALHGPERISLDLVAATAGVGKGTVFRRFGSRTGLFQELLAERAARIGDAIAGGPPPLGPGAPPAERLLGFLDELAKLAAKNIALIAAHEQACAADKHQDPTYRRWHEHLTGLIDQLRPGGDAEFLAHMLLASFDGELVRQITGHGGVNRLRAAVRDLATTILPAARVG is encoded by the coding sequence ATGGCCGTCGAACGCGTGGACGCCGCCCGCAACCGCCAGGCGATCCTGCGGGCCGCCGAAAAGCTGCTCGCGCTGCACGGGCCCGAGCGCATCTCGCTGGACCTGGTCGCCGCCACGGCCGGCGTGGGAAAGGGCACCGTGTTCCGCCGGTTCGGCAGCCGGACCGGCCTGTTCCAGGAGCTGCTCGCCGAGCGCGCGGCCCGCATCGGCGACGCCATCGCGGGCGGCCCGCCACCGCTGGGCCCGGGCGCGCCGCCGGCGGAGCGGCTGCTGGGCTTCCTCGACGAGCTGGCGAAGCTCGCCGCGAAGAACATCGCGCTGATCGCCGCCCACGAGCAGGCGTGTGCCGCCGACAAGCACCAGGACCCCACCTACCGGCGCTGGCACGAGCACCTGACCGGCCTCATCGACCAGCTCCGCCCCGGCGGCGACGCCGAGTTCCTGGCACACATGCTGCTCGCCTCGTTCGACGGCGAGCTGGTCCGCCAGATCACCGGCCACGGTGGGGTCAACCGGCTGCGGGCGGCGGTCCGCGACCTGGCCACCACGATCCTGCCCGCCGCACGCGTCGGATGA